A window of Nitrospirota bacterium contains these coding sequences:
- a CDS encoding adenosine-specific kinase, whose product MELLTVPVPIPEGCNIILGQTHFIKTIEDLYEIIATTVPQAKFGVAFTEASGPCLIRTEGNDEELITACVRTLESIGAGHVFCVFLKNAFPINVLTPVKNCPEVCRIFCATANALEVVVASTPQGRGVLGVIDGSSPKGVETALDKAQRKEFLRKIGYKR is encoded by the coding sequence ATGGAGCTCTTGACCGTTCCCGTTCCAATCCCCGAAGGCTGCAACATCATCCTTGGCCAGACCCATTTCATCAAGACCATTGAGGACCTGTACGAGATCATCGCGACCACGGTTCCGCAGGCGAAATTCGGAGTCGCTTTCACCGAGGCTTCAGGCCCCTGCCTCATCCGCACCGAGGGGAACGACGAGGAGCTCATCACCGCATGCGTCAGGACCCTTGAGTCCATCGGCGCGGGCCATGTGTTCTGCGTTTTCCTCAAGAATGCCTTCCCGATCAATGTCCTCACCCCCGTCAAGAACTGTCCCGAGGTCTGCCGGATCTTCTGCGCCACGGCGAACGCGCTCGAGGTGGTCGTCGCATCGACCCCGCAGGGCAGGGGAGTTCTGGGCGTGATCGACGGCTCGTCGCCAAAAGGCGTCGAGACCGCCTTGGACAAGGCCCAGCGGAAAGAGTTCCTGCGCAAGATCGGGTATAAGCGTTAA
- a CDS encoding MBOAT family O-acyltransferase: protein MLFNSFQFFLFFPVVTALYFLLPHRWRWFLLLAASCVFYMAFIPKYILILVVTIVVDYAAGILIERTPAGKLRRTYLVVSLFVTVAILAFFKYFNFLNDNAAQLARFLHWNYGINSLKIILPIGLSFHTFQSMSYVIEVYRGNQKAERHFGIYALYVMFYPQLVAGPIERPQNLLHQIREHHTFDYGRVTGGLKRMAFGLFKKVVIADALAPVVDQVYNNLHDYTGYPLFFATACFAWQIYCDFSGYSDIALGSAQVMGFRLMENFDRPYSARSVPDFWRRWHKSLTSWFRDYVYIPLGGNRVAKGRWYGNLFFTFLLSGLWHGANWTFVVWGGLNGLFLILSSVTASLRGALAESLGLKDHPRLHHAVQVAVTFLLVSFAWIFFRANSMSDALYVVSHLFDDLAGLSRRGRFAFDGFILFFILFMEYVHYVHRDRGIGNLFSERPLLVRWSLYYALVMMTVLFGSYGQQRFIYFQF, encoded by the coding sequence ATGCTTTTCAATTCATTTCAGTTCTTCCTGTTCTTCCCCGTTGTCACGGCGCTTTATTTCCTCCTTCCCCACCGGTGGCGGTGGTTCCTGCTGCTCGCTGCGAGCTGCGTGTTCTACATGGCCTTCATCCCGAAGTACATCCTGATCCTCGTTGTCACGATCGTCGTGGATTATGCGGCCGGCATCCTGATCGAGCGGACCCCGGCGGGGAAGCTCAGGCGGACGTACCTCGTCGTGAGCCTCTTCGTGACCGTGGCCATACTTGCCTTCTTCAAGTACTTCAATTTCCTGAATGACAATGCGGCACAGCTGGCCCGATTCCTCCATTGGAACTACGGGATCAACAGCCTCAAGATCATCCTGCCGATCGGTCTCTCGTTCCACACGTTCCAGAGCATGAGCTACGTGATCGAAGTATACCGGGGCAATCAGAAGGCGGAGCGGCACTTTGGTATCTACGCGCTCTACGTCATGTTCTACCCCCAGCTTGTGGCGGGCCCGATCGAGCGCCCTCAGAACCTGCTGCACCAGATCCGGGAGCACCATACCTTCGACTATGGCCGGGTGACGGGCGGGCTTAAGCGCATGGCCTTCGGCCTGTTCAAGAAGGTGGTGATCGCCGACGCGCTGGCTCCGGTCGTGGACCAGGTTTATAACAACCTGCACGACTACACGGGCTACCCGCTCTTCTTCGCGACGGCGTGTTTTGCCTGGCAGATCTACTGCGACTTCTCGGGCTATTCCGATATCGCGCTCGGCTCTGCCCAGGTCATGGGCTTCCGCCTGATGGAGAACTTCGACCGGCCCTACAGCGCGCGCTCAGTCCCGGACTTCTGGCGGCGGTGGCACAAGTCGCTCACGTCGTGGTTCCGGGACTATGTGTACATCCCACTGGGCGGGAACCGGGTGGCGAAGGGCAGGTGGTACGGCAACCTGTTCTTCACGTTTCTCCTGAGCGGGCTGTGGCACGGTGCGAACTGGACCTTCGTGGTCTGGGGCGGTCTGAACGGGCTGTTTCTGATCCTGTCATCGGTGACCGCTTCGCTCCGGGGCGCCCTGGCCGAAAGTCTCGGCCTGAAGGACCATCCGCGGCTGCATCATGCGGTCCAGGTCGCGGTCACGTTCCTGCTGGTCAGCTTCGCCTGGATATTCTTCCGGGCCAACAGCATGTCCGACGCCCTCTATGTAGTGTCCCACCTCTTCGACGACCTTGCGGGCCTGTCCCGCAGGGGCAGGTTCGCCTTCGACGGGTTCATCCTGTTCTTTATCCTGTTCATGGAATATGTCCATTACGTCCACCGGGACCGCGGGATAGGCAACCTCTTCAGCGAACGGCCGCTCCTGGTCCGCTGGTCCCTGTACTACGCGCTGGTGATGATGACGGTCCTTTTCGGGAGCTATGGCCAGCAACGTTTCATTTACTTTCAATTCTGA
- a CDS encoding zinc dependent phospholipase C family protein, whose amino-acid sequence MFVAILFLGFLFIPSTVFAWGPLTHIYLGNEILSCAPLIPAGILALLKKHKQDFLYGNVMADIIIGKKYLPEDKSSHSWDVGLKLFDQAKSWPERAFAYGYLCHLASDTVAHETLTDDRGNMGHTWVELKADSLIDKTYWLQTISISRAVRKRSDLLLENSLDRYVFSFKTNKRIYKSIVFLSFLNKKRRTGVDRNLIHELHEESIARMLDLLQKGTESEVLFKNPL is encoded by the coding sequence ATGTTTGTTGCAATCCTGTTTTTAGGCTTCCTTTTTATACCGTCCACGGTCTTTGCCTGGGGCCCCCTGACCCATATATATCTCGGCAACGAGATACTCTCCTGCGCGCCGCTCATCCCGGCCGGCATCCTTGCCCTGCTCAAGAAGCACAAGCAGGATTTCCTTTACGGCAATGTCATGGCCGACATCATTATCGGCAAGAAATACCTTCCCGAAGACAAGAGCTCACATTCCTGGGATGTGGGATTGAAGCTTTTCGACCAGGCCAAATCCTGGCCCGAACGGGCGTTTGCATACGGCTACCTGTGCCACCTGGCGTCGGACACCGTCGCCCATGAGACGCTGACAGACGATCGCGGGAATATGGGCCACACCTGGGTCGAGCTCAAGGCCGACAGCCTGATCGACAAGACCTACTGGCTCCAGACCATCTCCATCAGCAGGGCCGTCCGCAAACGGAGCGACCTGCTGCTCGAGAACTCCCTCGACCGCTATGTGTTCTCCTTCAAGACCAACAAGAGGATCTACAAAAGCATCGTGTTCCTCTCGTTCCTGAACAAGAAGCGGAGGACGGGGGTGGACCGGAACCTGATCCACGAACTGCATGAGGAATCTATCGCGCGCATGCTCGACCTGCTCCAGAAAGGCACCGAGTCCGAGGTCCTTTTCAAGAATCCCCTGTAG
- a CDS encoding nitronate monooxygenase family protein, which yields MQTVLKPLVIKGKTIRVPIVQGGMGVGVSLYPLAKAVAREGGLGIISSACLDRLLSKRNNKKLNTYEAVYEEVSLSKIENGFAGINIMAALQRDYNDSVKGALDAGADAIISGAGLPLNLPAIQPPKDTALIPIVSSARALDIICKKWEKLGYRPDAVVLEGPLAGGHLGFRIDQVDLESNRLENLLPPVKDLAMKNGNIPVIVAGGIYTHEDIVRFMAMGADGVQMGTRFLATEESSATEAYKQAVVLAQEEDIVVAHRPGSPCGLPFRVIKQSPMYVSSLKRLRPPKCDKGYVLMKDAEGKYTICPAKQDNENYFCICNGLLSSGGYNPDKEESLFTVGSNACRVNKIISVKALMSELTGRGAS from the coding sequence TTGCAAACAGTATTAAAGCCACTGGTCATCAAAGGAAAGACTATACGAGTCCCGATCGTTCAGGGCGGCATGGGCGTGGGCGTTTCGCTATATCCGCTCGCCAAAGCAGTTGCCCGGGAAGGCGGACTCGGCATCATCTCGAGCGCCTGCCTCGACCGTCTCCTCTCAAAAAGGAACAATAAAAAGCTGAACACCTATGAGGCGGTATACGAAGAAGTCTCGCTCTCAAAGATCGAGAACGGCTTCGCCGGGATCAATATCATGGCCGCGCTCCAGCGGGACTACAACGATTCGGTCAAGGGAGCGCTGGATGCCGGCGCCGACGCGATCATCTCCGGGGCCGGGCTGCCGCTCAACCTGCCGGCCATCCAGCCGCCGAAGGACACAGCCCTCATCCCCATCGTCTCGTCGGCGAGGGCCCTCGATATCATCTGCAAGAAATGGGAAAAGCTCGGCTACCGGCCAGATGCGGTGGTGCTCGAAGGCCCCTTGGCCGGCGGCCATCTGGGGTTCAGGATCGACCAGGTGGACCTCGAGTCCAACAGGCTCGAGAACCTGCTGCCGCCTGTGAAGGATCTGGCAATGAAGAACGGCAACATTCCCGTCATCGTTGCGGGCGGGATCTACACCCATGAGGACATCGTCCGGTTCATGGCCATGGGAGCCGACGGGGTCCAGATGGGCACCCGCTTTCTGGCGACCGAGGAGAGCAGCGCAACCGAGGCCTACAAGCAGGCCGTTGTGCTGGCGCAGGAAGAGGACATCGTGGTCGCCCACCGCCCGGGCTCGCCCTGCGGCCTGCCCTTCCGGGTCATCAAACAGTCCCCCATGTATGTTTCGTCGCTCAAGCGGCTCCGTCCGCCCAAGTGCGACAAGGGCTATGTTCTGATGAAGGACGCTGAAGGCAAGTATACGATCTGCCCGGCAAAACAGGACAATGAAAACTACTTCTGCATCTGCAACGGCCTGCTCAGCTCGGGCGGCTACAACCCGGACAAGGAAGAATCGCTCTTTACCGTCGGTTCGAACGCCTGCCGGGTGAATAAGATCATATCGGTCAAGGCTCTGATGAGCGAGCTGACCGGCAGGGGTGCCAGCTGA